Within the Rickettsia rickettsii genome, the region AGCCCTGTTTTAATTGCTTGGTGTACACAATGCTTATTTAATACCGGTAACATCCCGGGCATTGCTGCATCGACATAGGAAACCTGCGAATTTGGATTTGCTGCAAAAATAGTACTACTTCCTGAAAAAAGCTTAGATTTTGAGGAAATTTGAGCATGGATTTCAAGTCCTATTACATATTCCCATTTCCCCGTATTACCTTCAATATATGCCATAATTAAAAACCCTTTGGTTCAAATTTAATATGTTTTACACCTGACTCAATTGTCGATGCTACTTTCAAAACAGTATATTCGTCTAATTGTTTACCTATAATCTGTATCCCAAGAGGTAAACCGCGTGCCGATAATCCAGCAGGAACCGATGCACAAGGTAAACCGGCTAAACTTGCAGGAATAGTAAATAAATCGTTTAAATACATAATAGTCGGATCATTTTGTTTTTCACCAATCTTAAAAGCTGCAGTCGGGGAAGTCGGTAATAAAATGGCATCAACTTTTGCAAAAGCATTATTAAAATCGTTTGCAACTAAACGACGTACTTTTTGAGCTTTTAGATAATATGCATCCATACCACTAGATGATAGCACATATGTTCCAATCATAATACGACGTTTTACTTCCTCGCCAAATCCGGTTGATCTAGTCATTTCATACATTTCGTCAAGCGTCATATTTTCACGTTCTACTCGAAGACCGTATCTAACGCCGTCATATCTAGATAAATTTGAAGAAGCTTCAGCCGGTGCTATTACGTAATAAACAGCAACACCGTATTTAGCATGCGGCAAAGTAATATCAACTATTTCAGCACCGGCGTTTTTAAGTAGTTCTATGGTATCCTGCCACATTTTCATAATATCAGGTTCAATAATACTGCCCTCACCAAGGCTAAGAGGTACGCCCATCTTCATATTTTTCATAGAACTTCCGATAGCGGATTGTAGTTCTGGAACTTCTGCTTTAATCGAAGTAGAATCTTTTTCGTCAAACCCCATCATTGCTTCAAGCATAATGCTACTGTCTAAAACGCTTCTAGTAAATATTCCTGCTTGATCAAGGGAGCTAGCAAACGATATCATTCCGTATCTTGAGCAACGACCATATGTCGGTTTAAAACCGACTAAACCCGTAAAGCTTGCAGGTTGACGTACCGAGCCGCCCGTATCGCTACCAAGAGCAGCAGATGCCATAAATCCGCTAACTGCTGCAGCTGAACCGCCTGAAGAACCGCCTGGAACTAAATCAGCATTATCATCATTTGCTTTCCAAGGGCTAATTACATTTCCAAAACAACTAGTTATATTTGCGGAACCCATAGCAAACTCATCCATATTGGTTTTGCCGAGCATCACACCGCCCTTATCAAAAATATTTTGTGTAACACTTGATTCATAATTAGGTATAAAATTTTTCAGTATATTAGAACATGCCGTAGTTCTAATTCCTTTTGTGCAGAAAAGATCTTTAGCGGCAAACGGGATACCCTCAAGGGTTCTTGCGTTATTTTGAGCATAATTTTGATCGGCTGCTTCAGCCTGTTTTAAAGCTAAGTCAAAAGTTTCGGTAACATAAGCATTTAGGTTTCTATGCTTCTCTATTTGTTTAATATGTGCACCTATTAATTCCGCACTTGTAAAATCTTTATTTTTTAGACCTTTTATACTGTCTGCTACTGTTAGTTTGTTTAGTTCCGTCATAATTATTCAACAACCTTTGGAGTGATAAAATATTTTACTTCTTTAGCCAGCTGAGTACTATTTCCACTTACATTATCAAATAACTCACTTGATAAATCAGAACTTGTAACGGCGTCCTCTCGCATTCTAGCATTCATATTACAAACCGAAGTTAAAGGCTCTATATCTTTGCAATCTATTTCATTTAAAATATCGATCATATCCATAATAGTACTAAGCTGAGTAAAAAATTTTTCTACAGTATCTTCTTCAAATTTTAATCTAGCTAATTTTGCTATTTTCTGTGCTGCTTCTTTTGTTATCATAGTTTTATTACTTTGAGTGGTATAGTCTGATGTTATTCCTGTGAAGGCTTGCCTGTTTGTAATGGTATTTCTGTCGTCCTACGACTTGTGAGCTAGATCCTGGATACAGCCTGTGATACAAGGTTCTATAGCCGATTTTATTGCATGACTCCTTTATTTTATTAAGGCAAAAAAGCTAATTAGTTATTTTTTCTAAAATTATCTTATTATCAAAACCACCATTAACTTTCTTTTTTTGTTTTTTAATTTTTAATATATCTTTTAGTTTATAGCCATTAATATTACAGATTGTTTCAAGTATTTCTAATATATCGGCAACTTCTCCATATACTCATCTTGTAAAATTTCCTCTACTTCTTCTAGTAGTTTATTTTTTAATAATTCTTTATACTCACATGATTCAGCAATATGAGTAACTGGTATCCTGCCTGATTTTAAGGTAATTTCTGGAATTAAATCTCTAACTAATTTTGTCATTTTATTTTGTCAGTATAGATTCAATTTATGTCATTCTCGCTTAGCATTGTTGCATGGATCGATTTTTCTGGATTGCCACGTCGCTTTTCTCCTCGCAAGGTATTGTTGCGTGGATCAATTCCACTGCTGTCATCCCGCGACTTGATTGCGGGATCCAGTTAAAAATAAAATTATTAGTATTTTTTATTGTTTTTATAGACCCTGTGGTCAAGCCACGGGGTGACACAGTGGATTTTACCGGTCCACGCAACAATGCATCCTCGCAATGAGGATTTAGTATCCACGCAACAAATCTAAAGTAGGAATGACATAGAAAATCAAACAGTCATTATTTCTTGTTCTTTTTGTTTTATTACCGAGTCAACTTTACTACTATAATCATCGGTTAGCTTTTGTACTTGTTCAGATAAGCTATGATGCTCATCTTTTGCGATAACGTTATCCTTTTCTAGCTTTTTAAGTACTTCATTGCCGTCTCTTCTAATATTACGTAATGAAATTTTAGTATCTTCACCGTATTTATGAGCAAGTTTTACCAGTTCTGTACGTCTTTCTTCAGTTAAAGCCGGTATCGGCAGTCTGATTAATTGACCGTCCGTTGCAGGAGTTAAGCCAAGATTTGCTATCGTAATTCCTTTCTCTACCGATGATACCATAGATTTATCCCAAACCTGCACGTTAATTGTTCGTGCATCAGGGGTGGATAGAGAAGCAACTTGTGAAAGCGGCATTTTACTCCCGTAAGCTTCCACGGTTACGCTATCAAGTAAATTCACTGAAGCTCTACTGGTACGTAGCCCTTTAAGCTCATGATCTAAAACTTTTAGAGCTTTCTCCATCTTTTCTTGTAAGTTTTTCTTTAAATGCTCTTTATCCATCTTTATTTATCCATATATTATTAGTACACGAATTGAGACATTGTTATATGTATTAGGCAATGGCCCCGATGTAATTCCCGCGTAGATTGGTTTTTCCGTCATTGCAAGGAAAAACTATAAGTTTTGACGAAGCAATCTAGTAAAAAATTCTGATCTACAGAATTTTTTATTATTCTTTCTAGATTGTAACGCAGCCTACGGCTGCTCGCAATGACGATTTAGTCTCTACGCAACAACACCTATGCGGGAATGATATAAAAATCATACAACAATTCACACTACATATTATTCCTCAATTGCCGTATATTCTCCTTTATCTTGTATTACTCTAGCAAAATTTCCCTGTTCTTTTATCGAAAATACCCTTATAGGTAATTTATTTTCTCTTGCAACTGCAATAGCTGCCGTATCCATGACTTGCAGGTTATTAGTTATAACATCTTTATAGCTAATAGTGAAATATTTTTTAGCATCCGGATTTTTTTTAGGGTCGGAATCATATACACCGTCAACCTGAGTTGCTTTTAATAAAATATCGCAATTCATTTCGATTGCACGAAGTACTGCGGCACTATCGGTTGTACAAAACGGGTTACCCGTACCGCCGGCAAAAATTACTACACGCTTTTTTTCCATATGTCTTTTAGCTTTGCGGCGAATATAAGGTTCGCACACGCTCATCATAGGAATAGCCGATAGAACTCTTGTATAGATATTGAGGCTTTCCATAACGTTTTGTAAAGTTAAAGCATTAATCACTGTTGCAAGCATACCTATATAATCCGCTGAAGCTCGGTCCATACCGACAAGTGCTGCATTAATCCCGCGGTAAATATTTCCACCGCCGACTACAATAGCAACTTCTACTCCTAAAGCGATAACTTCTTTAATATCGATGGCAATCTTTTTTATTATGTCATATTCATGCCCAAATTGCTTATCTCCCATTAAAGCTTCCCCTGACACTTTAAGTAAAACTTTTTTATACTTTAGAGCTTTATACTTTAGAGCATTTATATCTGATATCATTTTCTGCTTCAAGTTGTTTTTAATATCTGCTTAATTTTTTTAATCATTATACCTCTTTGTAGGTCGGTAATCGATGATTTATTGAGTGCATGCACTAATAACATATTATTATTTATATCAAGTGTTACTGTACCTGGAGTTAGAGTAATCGAATTACCATAAATTATTTCGCCTATTTCTTCTAGCCCTTCTGCGTCAACCCATTCAAAAACTGGTTCTATTCCTATCTTTCTTTGCCAAATTATTTTAATAACCGCGAAAGTCGATTTCCATATTTCTAATAATAACCAAGGAAAATATAATATAAATTTAATTTTAGTGAGCATTAACATTTTCGGTTAATTTGATATTTGAAGTAAAAGGTATTAGTAGCATTATAAATACAAATAACAGCCCTATCATATTAAATATATTATTTATTGCAATTACAAAAGCATCATGATTTAATTTGTTTGCTAATAACAAATATGATGCTTTTTCGGGATTTAAAACTTTTCCGCTTAATAATTCAGTATAAGAATCTAGTTGTTCTAATGCCATTATAGAAGTAGACGAGATATTTTCCGATAAATATTGCATAAAGGTTTTAGTATCATTAGTAAGTATAGTACTGATTATTGCAAGCCCTACCGCTCCTCCTAAATTACGAGTAAGATTATAAAGCCCGCTAGCGTTACCTACTCTTTCTTTCGGCATATTGCCAAGAGCTATATTATTAGTTGGTATAAAACAAAACATTAATGAAAGCCCTCTAACAAATTGAGGAAGCACAAATGCAGCAAATTTAGAATCAGGCGTTAGAAAACTATTCAAATGACATCCAAGAGCAAACCCTCCAAGCCCTATAATAAGCATCAGGCGTAAATCTACCCCTAACCCTAACATTCTACCGGCGAGTGGTGCAGATAAAAATTGTGCTCCGCCCGTCACCATCATAGTAGCCCCGATTTGTAATGTATCATATCCGGCAATAGTAAAGAGAAATAGCGGTAATATATATACTGCCCCGTATAATCCGATACCCATAACGAACGAATAAAGGCAACCAAAAGTAAAGTCTTTATAAAGAAATGTTTTTAAGTCTAAAATTGGATTAATAAAGGTTAGTTCTCTAATGATTAATAAAATAAAACCTAAAACTACTGTAATACTTAAGAATAATATTAAATTATCCTCAAGCCAATCTTTTTTGTTTCCTTCTTCTAACACATACTGTAATAAGCCAAGCGTTAAAGCCATTAATAATATACCGAGAAAATCAAAATTTTTCAGTAATTTATAATTTGGTTTATCAAAATCCCCATATAAAAAAACTACCGTGCATACGAAAATACCGGGTATGACGTTTAATAAAAACATAAAATGCCATGATAAAATCTCCGTAATATATCCACCGAGTGTAGGTCCTAAAGTAGGGGCAACAGTTACGACAAGTCCAATTAAGATAGTAACGATAGGACGTTGCGATGCAGGAAAAAGTATAAAAACGGTACTAAAGACCGTCGGTATCATAGCACCACCAAAAAAGCCTTGTAATGCTCTAAAGATAATCATGGATTCAATATTAGTTGCAAGCGAACATAATACGCTCATAACCGTAAACCCTAAAGCTGCAATAAAATAAGAAATTCTAGTAGTAAGTAACCTTGCTAAAAAGCCGGTAATAGGAATAATGATAACTTCAGCTATTAAGTACGATGTTTGAACCCAAGAAAGTTCATCGTTTGAAGCGGCAAGACCGGCAGCTATTACGGATAATGAGCTAGCGACAATTTGAACATCAAGTACCGACATAAACATGCCGACAACCATACCAAAAAAAGCAAATAATTGCTTTTTAGAAAGAGCAGGCGGTTGTAAATTATCATTTGACATAATTAAATTATACAGTTTAAATTAAATAAAGTTAATAAGTGACATATATGTTTAAAATAAAAAATCATCGTACGACTTTTAATTTTTAATTAAACTATTTATTAGGATATAAGTAAACAAGACATAATATATGGTAATCATTTTATTTATATTTAGCAAATAATAAATATGTGATTGATTTATTAAAAATATTTACTATAATGCTAATTAACTATAATTGATTTATCAATATGCAAAACCCAGCACAAAAAGTTATATCTTTTTCAGAGCATAAGTCTGATATAGAACGCATAAAGAAATCAATAGAAGAGGGGTGGGCGATAGTAAAGCTAGTACCTAATAACGACCGTTTTATCGGACTTTTAGAAAAGATTTCGCATGCTGAAGATGAAACAATCTATATTCCTCCAAGAAAAAAGATAATAGTTAATTAACACAAATAGCGAATTATTACATAATCTGCTATTCGGCTTAAGAAGTTGAATATAAAAGGTGACAATTGGCTTTCACTTTTTATATAAAGCTAAGTATATATTATTTTTTAGCAACAACTTATAATTCTTTACAAAATATAATGGAATTACCTAAAAAAGGTAGTTTTGTTTTACCCCATGCTTAAAAAGACCTTATTGTCATTTCCGTGTAGCATTGGTGTTGTTGCATGGATTAATCCCACCCTGTCATCCTAGCTCATTTGTAGCGAGATCCAGTTTAAAATACTCAGGTGACCTTGCGGTTAATAAAGTGCATTACCGCAGTTGCTGCAATCTGGCCTATATTTATTTGGCTCAGGGAATAACGAATGGCGTCATATTCTCTTGTTACCGTTCTGCTCTAAACGACTGTAAACACTTAGCAATATCCTGTTATTAGAATTTAAAGTTGGAGTAACGCTCCCCGCTATTTTATTCTCTATCTTCTGCCCTAAACCAGATAGTGCGTTGTTATTTACAGCATTTACTGCAAGTTCCGTTACTTTCTCTATCGCTATCATCTTCGCCAGCTGTACTCCCCGCTAGCTCTATGATGGTCTTAAAAAAGTTTCCCACTTCACTCTTTCAAGCATTTTGATAGTTCAATACTCATAGGTCTTATTGGTAAAGGTTTATTTTCTGCTATAGCTTGCTGACGTTCTTGCGTGATTGCTTCCCAGCATCTGTAATCTTCATCTTGTCTTTTCATTAAATCAAATTGGGCAAGGTAGGTATTTAGCTTTTCTTGAGCCTTTGTCACTTCTCCATCTTTAGCGTGTAAAAATTCTATTAAATGCGGGACATCTTCTGGAAATAGTCTTGGATTACACATTTGTATATAAGTTACTATCAATAACCAACCTAAATTACGTCTATCCTCTTTAGAATATTTAGGATAATGTATATATTTTTCATCATCCATAAAAACATAATCGAAATATTCTTCTAATATTTCTCCAGTATCATATAATTCGCCTAAATGAAAATTATATTGTTGATAATGTTTTAACATTACTTCTAAAAATTCACCTAAATTTTCTAAGGTTATATCTTCTACTGCTTTAAATTCTACAGAATCAAAGAAATATAAATCTATATATTCTTGACGTGTTTTTCTGATATATGCATCTTCTTCATTTATTTTTGCATACCATAATTTATCTGTCATTGTTTATTTCATTTTGTTATTCTAATAATTTATACCGCTTCGAGGTTTCATTAAAGTTTT harbors:
- a CDS encoding monovalent cation/H+ antiporter subunit E — protein: MLMLTKIKFILYFPWLLLEIWKSTFAVIKIIWQRKIGIEPVFEWVDAEGLEEIGEIIYGNSITLTPGTVTLDINNNMLLVHALNKSSITDLQRGIMIKKIKQILKTT
- the gatA gene encoding Asp-tRNA(Asn)/Glu-tRNA(Gln) amidotransferase subunit GatA, translating into MTELNKLTVADSIKGLKNKDFTSAELIGAHIKQIEKHRNLNAYVTETFDLALKQAEAADQNYAQNNARTLEGIPFAAKDLFCTKGIRTTACSNILKNFIPNYESSVTQNIFDKGGVMLGKTNMDEFAMGSANITSCFGNVISPWKANDDNADLVPGGSSGGSAAAVSGFMASAALGSDTGGSVRQPASFTGLVGFKPTYGRCSRYGMISFASSLDQAGIFTRSVLDSSIMLEAMMGFDEKDSTSIKAEVPELQSAIGSSMKNMKMGVPLSLGEGSIIEPDIMKMWQDTIELLKNAGAEIVDITLPHAKYGVAVYYVIAPAEASSNLSRYDGVRYGLRVERENMTLDEMYEMTRSTGFGEEVKRRIMIGTYVLSSSGMDAYYLKAQKVRRLVANDFNNAFAKVDAILLPTSPTAAFKIGEKQNDPTIMYLNDLFTIPASLAGLPCASVPAGLSARGLPLGIQIIGKQLDEYTVLKVASTIESGVKHIKFEPKGF
- the pyrH gene encoding UMP kinase; this translates as MISDINALKYKALKYKKVLLKVSGEALMGDKQFGHEYDIIKKIAIDIKEVIALGVEVAIVVGGGNIYRGINAALVGMDRASADYIGMLATVINALTLQNVMESLNIYTRVLSAIPMMSVCEPYIRRKAKRHMEKKRVVIFAGGTGNPFCTTDSAAVLRAIEMNCDILLKATQVDGVYDSDPKKNPDAKKYFTISYKDVITNNLQVMDTAAIAVARENKLPIRVFSIKEQGNFARVIQDKGEYTAIEE
- the gatC gene encoding Asp-tRNA(Asn)/Glu-tRNA(Gln) amidotransferase subunit GatC; the encoded protein is MITKEAAQKIAKLARLKFEEDTVEKFFTQLSTIMDMIDILNEIDCKDIEPLTSVCNMNARMREDAVTSSDLSSELFDNVSGNSTQLAKEVKYFITPKVVE
- a CDS encoding DHA2 family efflux MFS transporter permease subunit, with product MSNDNLQPPALSKKQLFAFFGMVVGMFMSVLDVQIVASSLSVIAAGLAASNDELSWVQTSYLIAEVIIIPITGFLARLLTTRISYFIAALGFTVMSVLCSLATNIESMIIFRALQGFFGGAMIPTVFSTVFILFPASQRPIVTILIGLVVTVAPTLGPTLGGYITEILSWHFMFLLNVIPGIFVCTVVFLYGDFDKPNYKLLKNFDFLGILLMALTLGLLQYVLEEGNKKDWLEDNLILFLSITVVLGFILLIIRELTFINPILDLKTFLYKDFTFGCLYSFVMGIGLYGAVYILPLFLFTIAGYDTLQIGATMMVTGGAQFLSAPLAGRMLGLGVDLRLMLIIGLGGFALGCHLNSFLTPDSKFAAFVLPQFVRGLSLMFCFIPTNNIALGNMPKERVGNASGLYNLTRNLGGAVGLAIISTILTNDTKTFMQYLSENISSTSIMALEQLDSYTELLSGKVLNPEKASYLLLANKLNHDAFVIAINNIFNMIGLLFVFIMLLIPFTSNIKLTENVNAH
- a CDS encoding DUF2674 domain-containing protein, whose protein sequence is MQNPAQKVISFSEHKSDIERIKKSIEEGWAIVKLVPNNDRFIGLLEKISHAEDETIYIPPRKKIIVN
- the frr gene encoding ribosome recycling factor, with protein sequence MDKEHLKKNLQEKMEKALKVLDHELKGLRTSRASVNLLDSVTVEAYGSKMPLSQVASLSTPDARTINVQVWDKSMVSSVEKGITIANLGLTPATDGQLIRLPIPALTEERRTELVKLAHKYGEDTKISLRNIRRDGNEVLKKLEKDNVIAKDEHHSLSEQVQKLTDDYSSKVDSVIKQKEQEIMTV